The Pseudomonas sp. G2-4 genome window below encodes:
- a CDS encoding sigma-54 dependent transcriptional regulator has translation MNIRSRQRILIVDDEPDIRELLEITLGRMKLGTRSAKNLAEAQSLLMDETFDLCLTDMRLPDGTGLELVQHIQQRYPQLPVAMITAYGSLETAIDALKAGAFDFLTKPVDLGRLRELVTSALRLPSVATPAATIERCLLGDSPPMRSVRKQIEKLARSQAPVYISGESGCGKELVARLIHEQGPRTSQRFVPVNCGAIPTELMESEFFGHRKGSFTGAIEDKPGLFQAAHGGTLFLDEVADLPLAMQVKLLRAIQEKAVRAVGGQQEEVVDVRILCATHKDLDGEVAAGRFRQDLYYRLNVIELRVPPLRERREDIGLLADHMLQRLAANAGSPAVKLHPQALDALRNYRFPGNVRELENMLERAYTLCEHQQIEADDLRLAEGNGSAEAGNPDLMQVDNLEDYLEDVERKLILQALEETRWNRTAAAQRLKLSFRSMRYRLKKLGLD, from the coding sequence TTGAATATTCGCTCACGGCAACGAATCCTGATCGTCGATGACGAACCGGACATTCGCGAACTCCTGGAGATCACCCTGGGAAGGATGAAACTCGGCACCCGCAGCGCCAAGAACCTCGCCGAGGCCCAAAGCCTGTTGATGGACGAAACCTTTGACCTGTGCCTGACCGACATGCGCCTGCCCGACGGCACCGGCCTGGAGCTGGTGCAGCACATCCAGCAGCGTTACCCCCAACTTCCCGTGGCGATGATCACCGCCTACGGCAGCCTGGAAACCGCCATCGACGCCCTCAAAGCCGGGGCCTTCGACTTCCTGACCAAACCAGTCGACCTGGGCCGCCTGCGGGAGCTGGTCACCAGCGCCTTGCGCCTGCCATCCGTCGCCACACCGGCCGCCACCATCGAGCGCTGCCTGCTGGGCGACTCCCCACCGATGCGCAGCGTACGCAAACAGATCGAAAAACTCGCCCGCAGCCAGGCGCCGGTGTACATCAGCGGGGAGTCAGGCTGCGGCAAGGAACTGGTTGCCCGATTGATCCACGAACAAGGTCCCCGCACCAGCCAGCGTTTTGTGCCGGTCAACTGTGGGGCCATTCCCACCGAGCTGATGGAAAGCGAGTTTTTCGGTCATCGAAAAGGCAGTTTCACTGGCGCCATCGAAGACAAACCCGGGTTGTTCCAAGCAGCCCACGGCGGGACCCTGTTCCTCGACGAAGTGGCCGACCTGCCCTTGGCCATGCAGGTCAAATTGCTGCGGGCGATCCAGGAAAAAGCCGTGCGCGCCGTCGGCGGCCAGCAGGAAGAAGTGGTGGATGTACGCATCCTCTGCGCGACCCACAAGGACCTGGACGGTGAAGTCGCCGCCGGGCGCTTTCGCCAGGATCTGTACTACCGGCTTAACGTCATCGAACTGCGCGTGCCGCCATTGCGTGAACGCCGCGAAGACATTGGGCTGTTGGCCGATCACATGCTCCAGCGCCTGGCGGCCAACGCCGGCAGCCCTGCGGTCAAGCTTCATCCCCAAGCGCTGGACGCCCTGCGCAACTACCGCTTCCCGGGCAATGTGCGGGAACTGGAGAACATGCTCGAGCGGGCCTATACCCTTTGTGAGCATCAACAGATCGAAGCCGACGACCTGCGCCTGGCCGAGGGTAATGGCAGCGCTGAGGCGGGCAATCCCGACTTGATGCAGGTCGACAACCTGGAAGACTACCTGGAAGACGTCGAGCGCAAACTGATTCTCCAGGCCCTGGAGGAAACCCGCTGGAACCGCACGGCGGCGGCGCAGCGGTTGAAGCTGTCGTTTCGGTCGATGCGGTATCGGTTGAAGAAACTTGGGTTGGATTGA